A segment of the Bacillus thuringiensis genome:
ATAAGCATTGATGAATTTTGTCATTTCTGTATTAGGGTGTGCCTTGAACAAAATATGAACGTGGTCTACATCATGATTCCATTCAACTAACGTGATGTTATAGTTTTCAGATAGTCGAACAAACATATCTTTTGCATAGTCTGACATATCATCATCAAACACATTTCTTCTGTATTTCACGACCAACACAAGGTGATAATATAACAAGAATACTGAATGATTATTACTATCTAATTTCATTTATATACCAGCCCTTATAATTTATAAGACTGATTATATCAGAGGTAAAATAAAAAGGAAAACCTTTTGGCTACGCCAAACCGAAATTCATCTCCCACCTACCGTTGGGCTACGCCCTTCACACGCTTGAGGAAGGAGAATTCTTTCCGGAAATTCGTTAAAAAAAACCATAATTTTTCCTCCAGTTATATATATCGAATAGTAGCAAACAAACCTGACATTCTACCGAATATTATAATTTACAAATATAAGTATAACACACCTAAAACACTATAGGATGCCAAACAAAGCCTTAACCATTTGTTCCTCTATAGTTTAAAAAGAAAAAAGACATTGAAACAAACCGTTCAATGTCTTTTTTCTTTTTAAATGTTTGTATACTCAAAGTATAATTTTTCTGGTTTTCCATAAATGTTAATTTCATTTTGATATAGGACAGCTAATGGCTGAAACATCTCAATGCTTTCCACATAGGATAATGAAGCAGTTGCTTCTATTTTTTCTTTAATCTCATTAGGAATGGCTGAGTAAGATAAGTTATTCATTTTACTTCCTAGTTTAGTATCTGTAGCAGCTTCATAATAAATCTCGGTAATTAAAAATTCATCATCTTCCGGATCATACATGTATCCTCGATTAACTGTAATCATATTATATAACTCCTCTCAAGTTTCATATTCTGATTCCTCGTGCTTTTAGCATTGCAACAAGTACTTTCCATATTTAGATTCCCTTTTTCTTCTCTTTCGAATGCCATTATGAATGGATACTTATTATCTTACTTCATCGTAAAATTTTGGAATTTCTAACAATATAAAGGTTTGATTTTATAGATAGTAAGTTCATAACTTTTAACGCGGTAATTAATTTTTTTCTTTTGAAAGTTTTAAATGATTTCCCCTATTGATAATGTTGGCTTATCTAAAGTAATTGCATGTTCATATTTCATCATAAATATCCTCTTTTCTAAATAAAAAGCACGAAATATGTGCGTTTATCCATATTTTTTTATGCTATGTATGCTCTGTAAAAATTCATATACTCTCCCCTCTAAATTAAACAAAAAGCACAAAATATGTGTTTTCTCATTTAGCATACTTTTAGTCCTAAAAGTTTATGTATAAGTGATTCCTAACTCGAAGACAACACAAAAAGGACTTCTTCAAGTCGATTAAAATGTGCATAGCAAAATAAGCTATATATACACTAATCGGCTCAAAGAAGCCCTTTCATAATTGAAACAAGAATACAACTTGTTTCTAAAACTCAACCACAACACATAGGGTGTGGGAATAAACGGAATCAATTAAACAATAAATATAGATTTATATTAAACTATTTTTATATTATATTCAATTATTTTCAATAGAACAGGGATAAGAAGGAAGTTTATATGCAGATCCCACATGTATTGTATAATAATGCCCCTGAATCCCCTGCTATAAATCCCCTCTTATATTCAGTCCCTGGAGTTACTTCATGTACTGTATTTCAAAATATAGCTTTTCTGGCTTTTGATTTTGAACTAAATAACAAAGTATTTCCTTTATATTTTTTTCTTCTACTTCAACACTTTCCATATAGGTCATACTTTCGTTTTCCTGGACCTTTTGAAAAATAGCAACAGGTACTTTAACTGCATCAAATACACCCATGTTACTGCCTAACTTTTTTTCTGATGTACCATCATAGAAAATTTCATTTACTATTACCTCATTATCATCAGGATCGTACATGTACCCTCTTTGTATACGTAGCAATATAGTACTCCTTTCTTGTATATTCCTCCAATAAAATAATTATATTTGTATATAATGTTATTTTATTAACAGGTGTCAAAGAATATTATTTCGCAAAATCTGTGCTTTGTATAGAGGTAGATACAGGATTATTAATTTTGTTAAGTTTTTTTGAATACTCCAAGCTAATTATAAAATAAACAAGCCACCCTTAAAGCGAAAGCTTGTATGGTGGCTTAGTTTTCTATAAATAGCTTTGTATCTAATTGTTTGATCTCCCCTTCTGCAAGAGGTTGATAAAAAGCGTGTTGTAATCCTTGAAAATGTAAAGATTCCCCTATGCATAACAATACTTTACCAGGAATTAAATCAAGTAATAGTTCATTATTAATTTGCTTTGCTTGTTTTTTAGTAGAAACATAAATAACTAAGATTGTAGGGTTATTCCCTAAGTCCTGCATAATAACATCTTTTCCTGACTCTACAAAAGTCTTCCATCTAGCAATTATTCGTTTTAATCGATCCTTTTGATCAGATAATAAGGTGGAGTATACAACAAAGTTAAATTTACGTTCTTTTCCTCCATTTATTATAAAACTTAAAGAAGGGGTAAAAACCCCTTTACTAATAGATGGATGCATAATATGACCTAAAAATGAAGGAGCGTAGCGTAAATGACAAAGTAGGTCTATGTCATGCCAATAACGCAGGTGAACATATTTACCATGATTGTCAAGACGCTCTGGGGCAAAGAAGAACATATTTCCTTGCCAGTATTTTAGTAGTTTAAATCCATTATTGGATAAGGTATATGTTTCTTCAAAGATTTCCATATCAAAAATTTCTACTTGCCATTTTTCGATAAATTGATAGTAAAGTAATCCTTGAAGTGCATTGTTAATTTTCTTCCGCGAAAATTTATTCTTGAATAGATATAATAAATGATTAAACCGAACGGATGTATGAACACCAATAAAATTGAGTATAGCATATTGTTCCTCTGTTAAAAGCTGCTTAAACTTAACTAATTCGTCATAAGAGTGGAATATATAGGTTTTATCCAAATCATGTATCCGATATATTTGAAGTCCTTGTATATCCTCACTTGATAAATGAGGAATAGAAGGAATATAAGTAGACATTTGTTTCTCTATTGTACGCATAATCATCCATTAAAATTGGTAAATTGACGAATTAGATTTTTTACTTTGGCCTTGCGGATAATTTAGGATACGTACAGTTCCTCTTCTATTTTTAGCATCAATATTAAGCAGCTCACATGTAACAATTGTTTGGTTTACTGCGTCATCCACAGTTGGATTTGCCAGATTACGACCCTTTAGCCCTTTAAACTGAATACCTGGTGCAACTTCTACGAAAATCCCAGCAATAGCATCTACACCTACAATTTTACCTACAAAGCGGTCACGTCGTTTGTTTAATTCTAATAGTTTTTCCATTGGATCCGTTTCAAGTTTCTTTTTATTTCCTCTAAACTCATAGCGCCCATCCTTTTCCACTACTTTATCGATGATAAGCTCTACAACATCGCCAATAATAATATCCGCCGAACGAATGAATGAGACCATTGCGAGTATCTTACTCCTACTGTTACACCATGAACTTCAACCAGAATAGTTTGTGCAGATGGAATATGTCCAGAAACTGTTCCTGTGTATACTTTATTCCCCTCTTGCTCTACTATTTCTTCATATAATTTTCTTTGCAGTGCAAGTTCTCCTGCAGTGATAGATACAACAGCAAAGTTCCCTTCCTCAGTTCTTTGGAAATGCTCAATAATAACGGGTTTTGTTTTACCTATCAGCCATTGAGGATTTTTAGGAATATTTATACCTGCCTCTGTAAGTGGACAATATGCTGTCGTATGAGTACCAATTTGCATTGTGAGCACTTGTATCCGCTCAGATGTCCCGTTTTTAGTTGGGAATAATTTTTCAGATACTATGGTAATTAAGCCTTTCCCTACAGTACGTTCACGTTTCATACGAGCTAATTCTTCTAATTCATGTTCACGTATTCTTTCAAATTGATTGAAAGTTGATTCTATAAAGATGTCCTCTAGCGTGTTATCCGGTTCAAATGCCATCCCTAGTTCTTTTGTAATATGAGTATTTACCTTATCTTCAAACATTATATTTTCCTCCTAGAACGTAAAAAAGGACACACCTGTACCGTTGGAATGGTACAGGTGTGTCCTTCACGTAAATCATGTTTTATTTGTATAATTATTAATTAAAATATAACGTTTTTATGTAATTTGTGCAAGTATTATTTTTTGAAAAGGGAAAAGTTAAAATACTATATCTAACCTTTCCTCCTAATTTAAGCTAGATTTTCCCTAAAAATATAATCTTGAATAAAAAGTTATTTTAGGTTTCTATAGGTATTAATCAAAAAAATTATCCAATTCCTTACTCATTACATTAGATGTATTTTTCTTTTGTTGCTGGTTTTTATTAAGTAGTGACTTCGTATTGTTATACGTATTCTTTTGTTTGGCTTTTAAGCCTTTTTGGCGTTCTTTATAGTTCATATGTTTATCTTCATGCTGCTCTTCATTATTTCTAGTGTTCTCTACCAAATTCTTTTCTAAGTTTTGATGAACAGTAATGCTAATGGATTCGTAAACTTTTGCAACTTCTTCATCAAGTTTATTTTCTTTAGTAGGATTAACTGTTTTTGTAGCTGGTTTCAAATTAGTTTTCATATCTGTTTTTGCTTCCTCTAATACTGTAGTTATAAGTCCCTCTGTTAGAAGCTTTTTTTGCAATGAATCAGTCTCAACAGGAATTCCTAAATGAATTGGGTAATCTATATCCCTTTTTGCTTCCAACATAATATTAGATACCTCTTTCTTCCGTTCTGCTAGCTCCATATTTTTTTTAGGACTTACAATTTCCATATGTGTCTCTTTTGTTATATTCGGCAGCTCGCCATTCCGTTGTAGGGCATCTTGTAATCTTGAAGCACGTGTATAATCGATTTTAAATGCGTTCTGTAGTGCATGTATAGAAGCATTCCCTGATTCCTTAAAAAAGGCTACTACATCATCATATAGGATGTCTTTAAAGAAGCCTGTTTCCTCTTGCTTTGCTTCTGTCTCTTCGTTTGGAATGCTATTTTCTCGTGAAGTCGTATTATCTAAATCTGTATTAGATGAAAGAGTAGTATTGATTTGAGAATCCTTTGATAATATCGACGTACTATTATTTTTTGAAATTAAAACTTTACGAGGGCTATTCCCAGTGTAAGTGCTCACAACATGATTGTGTTCTAACTTCTCAATAAATTGTACAGCCTTTATATGGCTGATTCTGAATTTTCTTTGCAAAAGAGATGGTGAGATTTGTTGTGATTCAATAACGAATGCCTTAATTTCTTCATACAACTTATTTTCAGTTTCTTCAATAACATTTCCCTGTTGACTGACATCCTTAAAATAATCAGGAAAAGTTACATTTTCTACGGTGTTTGTTTCTATGGAATTATTTTGTTCTATTTTATCACCATGCATAGGTGGAAATGATTCTATCTGTTTTATATTATTTGCATCTACATGTTTCATAGGATTTGATTTTGCGATAGATTCTTCAATGAGTCGAAGACGTTCAGTTTCCCAATATTGTCCAGACTTGATCTCTACTTGAATGATTGCTTGAGCAAATTCCTCTTTGGGTACAAAGTTACTAGTAATTTGTTGTACAGGTTGCACATGATTGTCTTGTACAATACGCGCAGCACAAATGAAGGCACCTTGTGCCATGATATCTCCTGGTGACATAACGACTTCTTTTA
Coding sequences within it:
- the tnpA gene encoding IS200/IS605-like element ISBth16 family transposase, translated to MKLDSNNHSVFLLYYHLVLVVKYRRNVFDDDMSDYAKDMFVRLSENYNITLVEWNHDVDHVHILFKAHPNTEMTKFINAYKSASSRLIKRDFPQVKKKLWKEMFWSRSFCLLTTGGSPIDVVKTYIENQSEK